Part of the Tidjanibacter massiliensis genome is shown below.
TTTTTTCGTCGCCCCCGTCTTAACAGCGGCACTCTTCGCCCCCGAAGTCTTGGGAGCAGGCTTAGCAACCGGCTTGGGAGCAGCGGTCTTTGCAGGTGCCTTCTTTGCAGAAGTCTTCTGAACCTCCTCGGTCCCCTCTGCAGGAACATCTGCCTCAGCGCCCACCGTCTCCTCAGCCACCGGAGCAGCCGCCTTCTTGGCAGCACCGCCACGGCTGCGACGCGTACGGGCTTTCGCCTCGGGAGCCGCACCGGCCTTATAAGTCTCATTGAAATCGACAAGCTCGATGATACACATCTCCGAACCGTCACCGAGACGGAAGCCCGTATGCAGGATGCGGGTGTAACCGCCCGGACGGTCGGCTACGCGGGGAGCCACCTCGCGGAACAGCTCCGTAACCGCATACTTGTCCTTCAGATAACTGAAAACGACGCGGCGCGAATGGGTAGTATCCTCTTTCGATTTGGTTATCAGCGGCTCTACAAACTTCCTGAGCGCTTTTGCCTTAGCAACGGTCGTCTCTATCCTCTTGTGGAGAATCAGGGAACTTGCCATGTTAGACATCAACGCTTTGCGGTGACCTGCCTGACGACCAAGATGGTTGATTTTCTTATTGTGTCTCATAATTACGTATCGGTTAAGAAATTTCCGTCATCCCGCCGTACGGGAGACAAAAACTGTGAACGGCACTTCGGCCCTAATCCTTATCGAGTTTATACGGTGTGACATCCATGCCGAAGTGGAGATTGAGATTGGCCAGCAGGTCGTCCAACTCCGTGAGCGACTTCTTGCCGAAGTTGCGGAACTTCAGCAGGTCGTTGCGGTTGTAACGAACCAAATCGCCTATCGTATCGACTTCGGCCGCCTTGAGGCAGTTGAGCGCACGCACGGAAAGGTCCTGGTCGGACAGTTTCGTCTTGAGCAGCTGCCTCATATGGAGAACATCTTCATCGAACTCCTCGGACATGTTATTCTCTTCCATATTGAGCGTAATCTTCTCGTCGGAGAAGAGCATGAAGTGGTGGATAAGGATTTTAGCCGCCTCTTTCAAAGCATCCTTCGGGTGGATGGAACCGTCCGTGGTAATCTCGATGTTGAGTTTCTCATAGTCGGTCTTCTGTTCCACACGGTAGTTCTCCACAGAATATTTTACGTTCTTAATGGGAGTGTGGATAGAGTCAATGGCCAGGACACCGAATTCGGCATCCGGCTGACGGTTCTCGTCTGCCGGGACATACCCGCGACCTTTGTTGATGGTAAGCTCCATCTGCAGTTTGGTCTCAGGAGTCAGGTGGCAGATAACGAGGTCGGGATTGAGCACCTTGAAGTTCGTCATGAAATTCGAGATGTTGCCCGCCGTCAATTCACTCTGTCCCGCGACATTGATGGTCACGGTTTCCGTGTCCACATTCTCCACCGTCCTGATAAACCGCACCTGCTTGAGATTGAGGATGATATCGATTACGCCCTCCATCACTCCGGGGATGGCGGCAAACTCGTGGTCGACACCGGTAATCCTTACGTTCGTTATCGCGTAACCCTCCAGAGAGGAC
Proteins encoded:
- the rplQ gene encoding 50S ribosomal protein L17; translation: MRHNKKINHLGRQAGHRKALMSNMASSLILHKRIETTVAKAKALRKFVEPLITKSKEDTTHSRRVVFSYLKDKYAVTELFREVAPRVADRPGGYTRILHTGFRLGDGSEMCIIELVDFNETYKAGAAPEAKARTRRSRGGAAKKAAAPVAEETVGAEADVPAEGTEEVQKTSAKKAPAKTAAPKPVAKPAPKTSGAKSAAVKTGATKKG
- a CDS encoding DNA-directed RNA polymerase subunit alpha, with the protein product MAILAFQKPEKVIMLESTSEFGKFEFRPLEPGFGMTIGNALRRILLSSLEGYAITNVRITGVDHEFAAIPGVMEGVIDIILNLKQVRFIRTVENVDTETVTINVAGQSELTAGNISNFMTNFKVLNPDLVICHLTPETKLQMELTINKGRGYVPADENRQPDAEFGVLAIDSIHTPIKNVKYSVENYRVEQKTDYEKLNIEITTDGSIHPKDALKEAAKILIHHFMLFSDEKITLNMEENNMSEEFDEDVLHMRQLLKTKLSDQDLSVRALNCLKAAEVDTIGDLVRYNRNDLLKFRNFGKKSLTELDDLLANLNLHFGMDVTPYKLDKD